A section of the Arcobacter roscoffensis genome encodes:
- a CDS encoding putative metalloprotease CJM1_0395 family protein: protein MEIFDRYQSASSINQQIAVKKAELAAIDKKEEQKSTFEKTDTVNIGDKNYDENDYQRVLEKFKRVDSQTRAHEQQHASLGDTKGAISYNYQTGPDGKLYVTGGHVRLDTSLPQDEDAALAKLEKLSKSAGAPSELSSADASIARAANLNKMLILSRQEEQGVNDANNKQQ from the coding sequence ATGGAAATTTTTGATAGATATCAATCTGCCTCTTCTATAAATCAACAAATAGCTGTTAAAAAAGCAGAACTTGCAGCAATTGATAAAAAAGAGGAGCAAAAGTCAACATTTGAAAAAACTGATACTGTTAATATTGGTGATAAAAACTATGATGAAAATGATTACCAAAGAGTATTAGAAAAGTTCAAAAGAGTTGATTCTCAAACAAGAGCCCATGAACAACAACATGCAAGCCTTGGAGATACAAAAGGTGCTATTTCTTATAACTATCAAACTGGACCGGATGGTAAACTTTATGTAACTGGTGGACACGTAAGACTTGACACCTCACTACCTCAAGATGAAGATGCTGCCCTTGCAAAACTTGAAAAACTTTCAAAATCAGCAGGAGCACCAAGTGAATTAAGTAGTGCAGATGCTTCAATAGCAAGAGCTGCGAACTTAAATAAAATGCTTATTTTAAGCAGACAAGAAGAACAAGGAGTAAATGATGCAAATAACAAACAGCAATAG
- a CDS encoding DNA recombination protein RmuC → MNSVIEINTLTLILSIIAITLAVMAILHFTKRNYNDKLQNLQDEVLLKINTANEKIELTSSFYEDKIKAIQNQSDQIQENLIETYELRLENLTNEFKIKEDSFNEKINLLEESKEKMKIEFESLATKVFEQNQKKSNVTLNQLLTPFKEQLDSFGKRVNDIYNEETKQRSSLLTEIKNLKELNQQISTDAVNLTKALKGDNKAQGDWGEMILSSILEQTGLREGKEYSTQGSFTDEHGKRLRPDVIVHLPSNKDIIIDSKVSLKAYIDYTNSEDNTKKAFAKKELVKSVTAHIKGLSSKKYEDIEGVRTLDFVLLFIPIEGAFLLASTEEENLFKLAFEHNIMLVSPSTLFVTLRTIENIWRNEQQHENALLIAKKAGYLYDKFALFVKDLEEVGTHINRTQKSYDNAMKKLSTGNGNLLKRSQEFIDLGVKPKKQIDNKNLLEEE, encoded by the coding sequence ATGAATAGTGTTATTGAAATAAATACACTCACACTTATTTTAAGTATAATAGCCATAACTTTAGCAGTTATGGCTATTTTGCATTTTACGAAGCGAAATTACAATGACAAGCTTCAAAATTTGCAAGATGAAGTACTGCTAAAAATAAATACTGCAAATGAAAAGATAGAACTTACAAGCTCTTTTTATGAAGATAAAATAAAAGCTATTCAAAATCAGTCAGATCAAATTCAAGAAAATCTTATTGAAACTTATGAGTTAAGATTGGAAAACTTAACAAATGAGTTCAAGATTAAAGAAGACTCTTTTAATGAGAAAATAAATCTACTTGAAGAGTCTAAAGAAAAAATGAAAATAGAGTTTGAGTCTTTAGCAACAAAGGTTTTTGAACAAAACCAAAAAAAATCAAATGTCACTTTAAATCAGTTATTAACTCCTTTTAAAGAGCAGTTAGACTCTTTTGGAAAAAGAGTAAATGATATTTACAATGAAGAAACAAAACAAAGAAGTTCATTGCTTACAGAAATAAAAAATCTAAAAGAGTTAAACCAACAAATCTCAACAGATGCTGTAAATCTTACAAAAGCTCTAAAAGGTGATAACAAAGCCCAAGGGGATTGGGGTGAAATGATTTTATCTTCAATCTTAGAGCAAACAGGGTTAAGAGAAGGAAAAGAGTATTCAACTCAAGGCTCTTTTACTGATGAGCATGGAAAGAGATTAAGACCTGATGTTATAGTTCACTTGCCTTCAAACAAAGATATTATTATAGATTCAAAAGTATCACTTAAAGCATATATCGATTATACAAATAGTGAAGATAACACTAAGAAAGCTTTTGCAAAAAAAGAGTTAGTTAAATCAGTAACAGCTCATATAAAAGGTCTTAGTTCTAAAAAATATGAAGATATTGAAGGTGTTAGAACTTTGGATTTTGTTTTACTGTTTATCCCTATTGAGGGGGCTTTTTTACTTGCTAGTACTGAAGAAGAAAATCTATTTAAATTAGCTTTTGAACATAATATCATGTTAGTATCTCCTTCTACTTTATTTGTTACTCTAAGAACAATTGAGAATATTTGGAGAAATGAACAACAGCATGAAAATGCTTTACTTATTGCAAAAAAAGCTGGATATTTGTATGATAAATTTGCTTTATTTGTAAAAGATTTAGAAGAGGTAGGAACACATATAAATAGAACCCAAAAATCCTATGATAATGCAATGAAAAAATTATCAACAGGTAATGGAAACCTACTTAAAAGATCACAAGAGTTTATAGACTTAGGTGTAAAACCTAAAAAACAAATTGATAATAAAAATTTATTAGAAGAAGAGTAA
- the trxC gene encoding thioredoxin TrxC produces the protein MSKINVVCPSCLKVNAIPKKDSYSKANCGSCKNSLLETHPIELNEENFDHVIVNSDIPVIVDFWAPWCGPCKMMAPIFNETATKYPLKALFVKVNTQEHQALGAKYGIRSIPTLVVYKAGSEVKRVSGALDPIRLSNLVNENL, from the coding sequence ATGAGTAAAATAAATGTAGTTTGTCCATCATGTTTAAAAGTAAATGCAATTCCAAAAAAAGATTCATATAGTAAAGCAAATTGTGGTTCATGTAAAAACTCACTACTTGAAACACATCCTATTGAGCTAAATGAAGAAAACTTTGATCATGTTATAGTAAACTCTGATATTCCTGTAATTGTAGACTTTTGGGCACCTTGGTGTGGTCCATGTAAGATGATGGCTCCTATTTTCAATGAAACAGCAACAAAATATCCCCTAAAAGCTTTATTTGTAAAAGTAAATACCCAAGAACATCAAGCTTTAGGTGCGAAGTATGGCATTAGATCAATTCCAACACTTGTAGTTTATAAAGCAGGAAGTGAAGTAAAAAGAGTTAGTGGAGCACTTGATCCAATTAGACTTTCAAATTTAGTAAACGAGAATTTATAA
- a CDS encoding molybdopterin molybdotransferase MoeA, with protein MREFISYDKSLEILNNIKLSKPTIQKEFLINAIGKVIASDIIADHNSPEFPTSGMDGYAIKHEDQALKTIKIIDKNPAGTVVESKVETGVCIKTFTGSLMPEGSDTLIPIENVEVNGDEITITKEVPFGFATRAIGENYAKDEVLIKKGTVVGFAEVGVLASLNIAQIPVAVNPTVAIASTGSEILDLGEMQTNDAQIRSSNHLTIEALCKEAGASTVQLGIVKDDIDSITEMLETALSKSDIVVTTGGVSVGDYDFVQDVIKDKLQAEVLFHGVTIKPGMHLLAAVKDGKTIIALPGFAYSSTVCAILYVLPLIYKLRGSNEKLPIVKAKIQQDFPRKMPKTVFTACNVEYINGEYTINFDGKKKGTSAILTNMLESPALLIQKEDSEDIKKGDLVDILLLNELK; from the coding sequence ATGAGAGAATTTATAAGTTACGACAAATCTTTAGAAATACTAAATAATATTAAACTATCAAAACCTACAATACAAAAAGAGTTTTTAATCAATGCTATTGGAAAAGTAATAGCAAGTGATATTATAGCTGATCATAACTCACCTGAGTTTCCTACATCTGGAATGGATGGATATGCTATTAAACATGAAGACCAAGCTTTAAAAACAATCAAAATTATTGATAAAAATCCTGCTGGAACAGTAGTTGAATCAAAAGTAGAAACAGGTGTTTGTATCAAAACATTTACAGGTTCATTAATGCCTGAGGGTAGTGACACTTTAATACCTATTGAAAATGTAGAAGTAAATGGTGATGAAATCACAATCACAAAAGAAGTACCATTTGGTTTTGCTACAAGAGCAATTGGTGAAAACTATGCGAAAGATGAAGTTTTAATCAAAAAAGGAACTGTTGTTGGCTTTGCTGAAGTTGGAGTTTTAGCTTCTTTAAATATAGCTCAAATTCCTGTAGCTGTTAATCCTACAGTTGCTATTGCAAGTACTGGAAGTGAGATTTTAGATTTAGGTGAGATGCAAACAAACGATGCTCAAATTAGAAGTTCAAATCACTTAACAATCGAAGCTTTATGTAAAGAAGCAGGTGCGTCAACTGTTCAACTTGGTATTGTAAAAGATGATATAGATTCAATTACTGAGATGTTAGAAACTGCACTTTCAAAATCTGATATTGTTGTTACAACTGGTGGTGTATCTGTTGGAGATTATGACTTTGTACAAGATGTAATCAAAGATAAACTTCAAGCAGAAGTTTTATTTCATGGTGTAACAATTAAACCTGGTATGCATTTACTTGCTGCGGTTAAAGATGGTAAGACTATTATTGCTTTACCTGGATTTGCTTACTCTTCTACTGTTTGTGCTATTTTATATGTATTACCTCTTATCTACAAACTTAGAGGCTCAAATGAAAAGCTTCCAATAGTAAAAGCTAAAATACAGCAAGACTTCCCAAGAAAAATGCCTAAGACTGTATTTACAGCTTGTAATGTAGAATATATCAATGGTGAATATACTATTAACTTTGATGGTAAGAAAAAAGGAACAAGTGCTATTTTAACAAATATGCTTGAAAGCCCTGCTCTACTTATTCAAAAAGAAGATAGTGAAGATATTAAAAAAGGTGACTTAGTAGATATTTTACTTTTAAATGAACTAAAATAA
- a CDS encoding SO_0444 family Cu/Zn efflux transporter: protein MELAHEFAQNFLTLLDAFAIYIIVGLFFAGILKQIVPSDFVSSHLGKDSTSSVVKATLFGIPLPVCSCSVIPLAQGLRKEGASKGSVQSFLISTPITGVDSILATFSLFGLVFTLYRVVSSIIIAICVGLVQNIFEKKEESKQKEKPAFSVKPTNQETKVNFAQNFSTTIKKEQKEEASCCSSSSENEKGFSIKAVFTYAYSTLFADMAKALLIGLILGSLFITFIPKEYSSMLFDNVFLTYFVIMLFAIPLYTCATASLPIAAALMLQGMSGGAAFIFLTAGPATSAVTMSIVYKMLGKTSLIIYVSTISILALLFGIVFDMFFDDLEILRVSMQHEGSSLVESLASLAVLLLIFYHLFKDKFSKKEQTKSCCS from the coding sequence ATGGAATTAGCACACGAATTCGCACAAAATTTTTTAACACTATTAGATGCATTTGCTATTTATATAATAGTAGGACTTTTCTTTGCAGGTATTTTAAAACAAATAGTTCCCTCAGATTTTGTATCTTCTCATTTAGGTAAAGACTCTACAAGTTCAGTTGTAAAGGCTACTTTATTTGGAATTCCTTTACCTGTATGTTCTTGTTCGGTTATTCCTTTAGCACAAGGACTTAGAAAAGAAGGAGCTAGTAAAGGTTCAGTTCAAAGCTTTTTGATCTCAACTCCAATTACGGGAGTTGATTCTATCTTGGCTACTTTTTCTTTATTTGGTTTGGTTTTTACTTTATATAGGGTAGTATCTTCAATTATTATTGCTATTTGTGTTGGTTTAGTGCAAAATATTTTTGAAAAAAAAGAAGAATCAAAACAGAAAGAAAAACCTGCATTTAGTGTAAAACCTACTAATCAAGAAACAAAAGTAAATTTTGCTCAAAATTTCTCTACTACTATTAAAAAAGAGCAAAAAGAAGAAGCAAGTTGTTGTAGTTCCTCAAGTGAAAATGAAAAAGGCTTTTCTATAAAAGCTGTATTTACTTATGCATATAGCACTCTTTTTGCTGATATGGCAAAAGCTTTACTTATAGGTCTTATTTTAGGAAGTTTATTCATCACCTTTATTCCAAAAGAGTATAGTAGTATGCTTTTTGATAATGTCTTTTTAACATACTTTGTAATAATGCTTTTTGCAATTCCTTTATACACTTGTGCAACGGCTTCACTTCCAATAGCTGCTGCTTTAATGCTTCAAGGTATGAGTGGTGGTGCTGCTTTTATTTTCCTTACAGCAGGTCCCGCTACTAGTGCTGTTACTATGAGTATTGTTTATAAAATGCTTGGAAAAACTTCACTTATTATATATGTATCAACTATTTCTATTTTAGCTTTATTATTTGGTATTGTATTTGATATGTTCTTTGATGATTTAGAGATTTTAAGAGTTTCTATGCAGCATGAGGGTAGTTCTTTAGTAGAGAGTTTAGCTTCACTTGCAGTTTTACTTTTGATTTTTTATCATCTATTTAAAGACAAGTTTTCAAAAAAAGAGCAAACAAAATCTTGTTGCTCTTAA
- a CDS encoding M48 family metallopeptidase — protein MLEIFVMGYCLYFALNIYTSFMQVGYVKNARNLEPIILDSSKYYEAANYSIEKEKLSIVSSFYDFIIFFMWIGFGLSFLDSLVTVESSWLKAVIFIDLFIIINWLLTLPFDLYKTFKLDKKYGFSNMTSSLFIKDTLKTGFLFLLFGSIVIAGISLIIENLPSWWIWGFAFIFAVIIIINMVYPLVRDKMFDKFEPLKDKDLEGKIEKLLDEVGFKSSGVFSVDASKRDNRLNAYFGGLGSTKRVVLFDTLVEKLTHGELLAVLGHELGHFKNGDILKNIGIMGVVMFVFFGIFGNLPEELFLGLSLNQEPAAIIAIFMIFSPILSFFLMPLISLISRHNEYAADEFGSNLQSKNDLVNALLKLANENKSFPLSHPIYIFFYYSHPPLVERFKELGYDVHNSSKDALKEELNIDE, from the coding sequence GTGTTAGAGATTTTTGTGATGGGATATTGTTTATATTTTGCTTTAAATATATACACATCATTTATGCAAGTAGGCTATGTAAAAAATGCAAGAAATTTAGAGCCTATTATTTTAGATAGCAGCAAGTATTATGAGGCTGCAAATTACTCAATAGAGAAAGAAAAGTTATCAATTGTATCGTCATTTTATGACTTTATCATTTTCTTTATGTGGATTGGTTTTGGTTTATCTTTTCTAGATTCATTAGTTACAGTTGAGTCTTCATGGCTGAAAGCTGTTATTTTTATTGATTTATTTATAATCATAAATTGGCTTTTAACTCTACCTTTTGATTTATACAAAACTTTTAAATTAGATAAAAAATATGGTTTCTCAAATATGACGAGTTCACTATTTATAAAAGATACTCTTAAAACTGGATTTTTATTTTTATTATTTGGTTCGATTGTAATTGCAGGTATTTCACTTATCATCGAAAACTTACCATCATGGTGGATTTGGGGTTTTGCTTTTATTTTTGCTGTGATTATTATCATAAATATGGTTTATCCTTTAGTTAGAGATAAAATGTTTGATAAATTTGAGCCTTTAAAAGACAAAGACTTAGAAGGTAAAATTGAAAAGTTACTTGATGAAGTAGGCTTTAAAAGCTCAGGTGTTTTTTCAGTAGATGCAAGTAAAAGAGACAATAGGCTAAATGCTTATTTTGGTGGATTAGGAAGTACAAAAAGAGTAGTATTATTTGATACTTTAGTTGAAAAATTAACACATGGAGAGCTTTTAGCTGTATTAGGACATGAATTAGGACACTTTAAAAATGGAGATATTCTAAAGAATATTGGAATTATGGGTGTTGTTATGTTCGTTTTCTTTGGTATTTTTGGTAATTTACCAGAAGAGTTATTCTTAGGTTTATCACTAAATCAAGAACCAGCAGCAATAATAGCTATTTTTATGATTTTTTCACCGATACTATCATTTTTCTTAATGCCACTTATTTCTCTTATTTCAAGACACAATGAGTACGCAGCAGATGAGTTTGGTTCAAATTTACAATCTAAAAATGACTTAGTGAATGCACTTTTAAAACTTGCAAATGAAAACAAATCATTTCCTTTATCTCATCCTATTTATATTTTCTTTTATTACTCTCACCCACCTTTAGTTGAGAGATTTAAAGAGTTAGGATATGATGTACACAACAGCTCTAAAGATGCCTTAAAAGAGGAATTAAATATTGATGAATAG
- a CDS encoding GGDEF domain-containing protein, with amino-acid sequence MRYIIACIDNDVEILDELYNKLSRIVDSDYIIESYINAEQALIGCFNNIIAGNEILITINGNNNSTLRYDDFLLELYKNSPSTKNIIFKDVVRSDALEKIINEASIYKIIPRTLKKVDFELMVLEAIKLNAQERRLKEYQRVLETAVDKRTKELNNINVKLNILATTDSLTGVKNRRSFFESGTPMISFNRREKKSLTTLMIDIDKFKLINDNYGHKIGDEILKLMAQTTQGLLRKSDVFGRLGGEEFAAILPNTSIRGAKKVAEHIRSEIEALEYCSTNKKRVKFTVSIGVSVLSSNESDLNSLLHKADLALYEAKRNGRNRIEVYTEDIDNE; translated from the coding sequence ATGAGATATATAATAGCCTGCATAGATAATGATGTTGAAATACTAGATGAACTTTACAACAAACTCTCACGAATAGTTGATAGTGATTATATAATTGAAAGTTATATAAATGCCGAACAAGCACTTATAGGCTGTTTCAATAATATAATCGCTGGAAATGAAATACTTATAACTATAAACGGCAACAATAACTCTACTTTACGCTATGATGATTTTCTTTTAGAATTATATAAAAATTCTCCAAGTACAAAAAATATTATTTTCAAAGACGTTGTAAGATCTGATGCCTTAGAAAAAATCATAAATGAAGCTTCAATATATAAGATTATTCCAAGAACATTAAAAAAAGTAGACTTTGAACTTATGGTTTTAGAAGCTATTAAACTAAATGCTCAAGAGCGAAGATTAAAAGAGTATCAAAGGGTTCTTGAAACAGCAGTTGATAAAAGAACAAAAGAGTTAAACAACATAAATGTAAAACTAAACATCCTAGCTACTACAGATTCACTTACTGGTGTAAAAAATAGAAGAAGCTTCTTTGAGTCAGGTACTCCAATGATTTCATTTAACAGAAGAGAAAAGAAAAGTCTTACAACTTTAATGATTGATATAGATAAGTTTAAATTGATAAACGATAATTATGGTCATAAAATAGGAGATGAAATTTTAAAACTTATGGCTCAAACTACACAAGGCTTACTTAGAAAAAGCGATGTCTTTGGTAGACTTGGCGGTGAAGAGTTTGCAGCTATCTTACCAAATACCTCAATAAGAGGGGCAAAAAAAGTAGCTGAGCATATAAGAAGTGAAATCGAAGCTTTAGAGTATTGCTCAACTAATAAAAAAAGAGTTAAATTCACTGTATCTATTGGGGTTAGTGTTTTAAGTTCAAATGAGAGTGATTTAAACAGTTTACTTCATAAAGCAGATTTAGCACTATATGAAGCAAAAAGAAATGGAAGAAATAGAATAGAGGTGTATACAGAAGATATTGATAATGAGTAA
- a CDS encoding ATP-binding protein has translation MIELSKKISKLVGKTNAEYSLIKEGDRVLVGFSGGKDSTTLIHALKRLQSVAPYNFEFKAVTVTYGMGEQVQFLADHCKEHGIDHEIVDTEIFELAGEKIRKNSSFCSFFSRMRRGYLYSTALEQGYNKVALGHHLDDAMESFFMNFFYNGTMRSMPPVYKAENGLEVIRPLIFCRERQLRAFADSNEISVIGDEACPGLRFDVKMPYARAKTKELLAQLEEDNPQIFVSMKAAFNNIQLSTFFTNDELDRIDPIDEEA, from the coding sequence TTGATTGAACTAAGTAAAAAAATATCTAAACTAGTAGGGAAAACAAATGCTGAATATAGCCTTATCAAAGAGGGTGATAGAGTATTAGTTGGTTTTTCTGGTGGGAAAGACTCAACTACATTAATTCATGCATTAAAAAGATTACAAAGTGTTGCTCCATACAACTTTGAGTTTAAAGCTGTAACTGTAACTTATGGTATGGGTGAGCAAGTACAGTTTTTAGCTGATCATTGTAAGGAACATGGAATTGACCATGAAATAGTTGATACAGAAATCTTTGAATTAGCAGGGGAAAAAATCAGAAAGAATTCATCTTTTTGTTCATTTTTCTCAAGAATGAGAAGAGGTTATCTTTATTCTACTGCATTAGAGCAAGGATACAATAAAGTTGCCTTAGGACATCACTTAGATGATGCAATGGAGTCATTTTTTATGAACTTCTTTTATAATGGAACTATGAGATCTATGCCTCCTGTTTATAAAGCAGAAAATGGTTTAGAAGTTATAAGACCTTTAATCTTTTGTAGAGAAAGACAACTAAGAGCCTTTGCTGATAGTAATGAAATTAGCGTTATTGGTGATGAAGCTTGTCCAGGTCTTAGATTTGATGTTAAAATGCCATATGCTAGAGCAAAAACTAAAGAGTTATTAGCTCAATTAGAAGAAGATAATCCACAAATATTTGTATCTATGAAAGCAGCATTCAATAATATTCAACTATCAACATTCTTTACAAATGATGAATTAGATAGAATTGATCCTATTGATGAGGAAGCTTAA
- a CDS encoding DUF523 domain-containing protein — translation MKLLISSCLLGEDVRYDGGNSSIAMGASFTFSQKELFMDILCDNEIYSFCPEVSGGLTTPREPAELVSSNKPFKVLTKEQNDVTINFLLGAKNALDLCQNEDIKVALLKSKSPSCGNEKIYDGNFNGTLVEGKGLTARLLEENGVVVFNETQLKEFNKFIKTNS, via the coding sequence ATGAAGCTTCTTATTTCTTCATGTTTATTAGGTGAGGATGTAAGGTATGACGGAGGTAACTCATCAATTGCTATGGGTGCTTCTTTTACATTCTCTCAAAAAGAGTTGTTTATGGATATTTTATGTGATAATGAAATCTATTCATTTTGTCCTGAAGTATCAGGAGGATTAACTACTCCTAGAGAACCAGCAGAACTTGTAAGTTCTAATAAGCCTTTTAAAGTATTAACAAAAGAGCAAAATGATGTAACAATCAACTTTTTACTTGGGGCTAAAAATGCTTTAGATCTTTGTCAAAATGAAGATATTAAAGTTGCACTACTTAAATCAAAATCTCCATCTTGTGGAAACGAAAAAATATATGATGGGAATTTCAATGGTACTTTAGTTGAAGGAAAAGGTTTAACTGCAAGGCTTCTTGAAGAAAATGGTGTTGTAGTCTTTAATGAAACACAGCTAAAAGAGTTTAATAAATTTATAAAAACTAACTCTTAG
- a CDS encoding DNA/RNA non-specific endonuclease, translating to MLEEEQYHPNEYIRQGVDRGHLLPYNNAGKEKDEKQDINKMTNIAPQNRGLNTGCWRVKEINLLKDFEKNKKDIVITVGISFPKDEKNLEKVGNLNYPKSFFMLI from the coding sequence ATCTTAGAAGAAGAGCAATATCATCCTAATGAATATATAAGACAAGGAGTAGATAGAGGACATTTGCTTCCATATAATAATGCAGGTAAAGAGAAAGATGAAAAACAAGATATAAATAAAATGACTAACATTGCACCACAAAATAGAGGATTAAATACAGGATGTTGGAGAGTTAAAGAAATAAACTTATTAAAAGATTTTGAAAAAAACAAAAAAGATATTGTGATTACAGTTGGAATAAGTTTTCCCAAAGATGAAAAAAATTTAGAAAAAGTTGGAAACTTAAACTATCCTAAAAGTTTTTTTATGTTGATATAG
- a CDS encoding YbgC/FadM family acyl-CoA thioesterase: MLNIKVYYEDTDVGGVVYYANYLKFCERARSELFFKRGLSPHQDDEFFVVKHVEADYIKSAVFGDDLVVTCKLTQKKAASVVMYQEVLRDGEVLFKGSFKLAYLKNFKPTKIPKEMFEVLDDEK; the protein is encoded by the coding sequence GTGCTAAATATAAAAGTATATTATGAGGACACGGATGTAGGTGGGGTTGTTTATTATGCCAACTATTTGAAGTTTTGTGAGAGAGCTAGGTCTGAGCTTTTTTTCAAAAGAGGTTTATCTCCTCATCAAGATGATGAGTTTTTTGTGGTTAAACATGTGGAAGCTGATTATATAAAGTCTGCTGTATTTGGAGATGATTTAGTTGTTACTTGTAAACTTACGCAAAAAAAGGCTGCATCAGTTGTGATGTACCAAGAAGTTTTAAGAGATGGTGAAGTTTTATTTAAAGGCTCATTTAAACTAGCTTATTTAAAAAACTTTAAACCAACAAAAATACCAAAAGAGATGTTCGAGGTTTTAGATGATGAAAAATAG
- a CDS encoding phospholipase D-like domain-containing protein: MMKNSIVLRCLVLLVLVSGFAFSKDAFELKDTNEIYFLPKHADKTKDKIVDLIKESKSSIYISMYNFSYKKFAKQLVKKSKEKINITVIFDKSKVKKDDEIYKMLKKSGIKTIIADKKLHTKIAIFDEKVLVLGSTNWTKDSFKDNYEVILFTRDNKIIEKSKKFVQKFD; the protein is encoded by the coding sequence ATGATGAAAAATAGTATTGTTTTAAGATGTTTAGTTTTATTAGTTTTAGTTAGTGGTTTTGCCTTTTCAAAAGATGCTTTTGAATTAAAAGATACAAATGAAATCTACTTTTTACCCAAGCATGCAGATAAAACAAAAGATAAAATAGTGGATTTGATAAAAGAATCAAAGAGTAGTATATATATTTCTATGTACAATTTTTCATACAAAAAGTTTGCAAAACAGTTAGTGAAAAAATCAAAAGAAAAAATCAATATTACAGTTATTTTTGACAAATCAAAAGTGAAAAAAGATGATGAGATATACAAAATGCTTAAAAAAAGTGGTATTAAAACTATCATAGCTGATAAGAAACTACACACTAAAATAGCTATCTTTGATGAGAAAGTTCTAGTTTTAGGAAGTACGAACTGGACGAAAGACTCTTTTAAAGACAATTATGAGGTTATTTTATTTACAAGAGATAATAAAATAATTGAGAAGTCAAAAAAGTTTGTACAAAAGTTTGACTAA